The following are encoded in a window of Paenibacillus polymyxa genomic DNA:
- a CDS encoding MerR family transcriptional regulator, with protein sequence MKLYRIGELAKAAGVSERTIDYYTKLGLITPEERSLKNYRLYNDETLNRLERINQMKQEKYSLEEIRQTLIKWNSVAGEEHVTDKLTSLEMHMQRLEREVNELQPLLGQLKPVQARKLLTGLLPQSAACIEALKYLLEHSSMM encoded by the coding sequence TGTCAGCGAACGAACTATTGATTATTACACAAAGCTTGGTTTGATCACACCTGAAGAACGATCATTGAAAAATTATCGGCTTTATAATGATGAAACCTTAAACAGGCTTGAACGTATTAACCAAATGAAACAAGAGAAGTATAGCCTTGAGGAAATCAGACAGACACTGATTAAATGGAACTCGGTCGCGGGGGAAGAGCACGTCACTGACAAACTAACGAGTCTAGAGATGCACATGCAGCGTCTAGAACGTGAAGTCAATGAACTACAGCCTCTTTTGGGGCAGCTCAAGCCCGTTCAAGCGCGCAAGTTGCTTACTGGTCTACTACCACAAAGCGCCGCTTGTATCGAAGCTCTGAAGTATCTGCTGGAGCATAGTTCTATGATGTAG